From the genome of Capricornis sumatraensis isolate serow.1 chromosome 17, serow.2, whole genome shotgun sequence, one region includes:
- the MBD3L1 gene encoding methyl-CpG-binding domain protein 3-like 1 has product MVKTSQRKHCDCGKLSKPKPGLNISIPLRMSSYIFKRPVTRITSHPSNEVRCYPWEETLNNPQQLYWQKRLQGLQACSSAGELLSPLNLPKALQKFAPHCPGESLPGVHTGGPNSTPMATPVWSSGLSQTIPGAGSGTPQLLCKQCLVTEEDIRNQERRVKTARERLAIVMVADRLAGEAEKV; this is encoded by the coding sequence ATGGTGAAGACTTCACAGAGGAAGCATTGTGACTGTGGAAAACTATCCAAACCAAAGCCTGGTTTAAACATCTCAATCCCTTTGAGGATGTCCAGTTATATATTCAAGAGACCAGTGACTAGAATCACATCCCATCCCAGCAATGAGGTCAGATGTTATCCCTGGGAGGAAACCTTGAACAATCCCCAACAGCTATACTGGCAGAAGAGACTGCAAGGACTCCAGGCTTgcagcagtgcaggagaactgTTAAGTCCTCTGAATCTACCCAAAGCCTTGCAAAAATTTGCACCACATTGCCCAGGTGAGTCCCTGCCAGGGGTACATACAGGTGGTCCAAACTCCACCCCCATGGCCACCCCTGTGTGGTCTTCAGGTTTGTCACAGACCATTCCAGGAGCTGGTTCTGGCACCCCACAGCTCCTCTGCAAACAGTGTCTGGTAACTGAGGAGGATATCAGGAATCAGGAAAGGAGAGtgaagacagcaagagagagaCTGGCAATAGTGATGGTCGCTGACAGACTGGCTGGAGAGGCAGAGAAAGTGTAG